The following DNA comes from Mucilaginibacter jinjuensis.
GTTACCTCCGGTGTTTGGCTATACCGATCCTTATACCCTAAACCAGTTTTCAGGACAGTTTGATACAGCTGACGTAAACAGCACACTAAAGGCTACAGCTGCCGCGCAAACTGTTGGTAAAGTAACTACCATTACTGTTGATACCCATAACAAGGGCGGTAGTATATCAAATATCCCGTTTGTTGATGCGCATGTAAACCCAAGCCGTTTCCAATCTACCTTTTGGATAGAAGAGGTAAGTGTTGATGGTGTTAGCTGTATGCAACTGCAATATTCGCAACAAGCAGACTTGAACTTCATTAAAAAACATAACCTGCCGGGCGATATTTTATGGCCGCACGTAAATGTGAACACGCTGAGGAAGATCTAAACAGAAATAAACAGGGTTGCCGTTTTTAAGCGACAACCCTGTTTATGAAGATTCCATAATTAATATCTATAATGAAAGCCAGAGGGCTGTGCCTCCCAAATTATCGTTTTGTGTTACATCAGGGTCTATCTCAAATCCATTAACGGCTTTTTGGGTTTTCTGCAGTATCTGGTATCCACGTGTTGCCACCTGTGGCCCATTGTATGCCCGCCAGTAATGCTGGAAAGAAAGCTTGCTGTACAATTGCTCTTCTGTAAGTATTGCGCCATAGCCCACATAAACACCGGGCACATAACCGGCATTGTGTACTGCAGTATACCAGGCCTGGCAATAAGCTATTACATCGGCGGCTGGGGTACTTGCAGCAGGTTCTTCCAGGTCGAGCCAAATGTTTACACCAGCAGGGAGGCCTACGGTTTGTTGGGCATAAGTGGCTGCAAAAGTGCCGTACTCGGTTCCTAATGCCGCGGTTGGTGCCCATCCAGGTAGTGCAACGTGTTGTACGGCCATTAATGCAAGGTCGGCCTGCACAATACCTAGAGCTTCCTGGTTGGTAAGGTTACCGGCAACAAGGGCAGCTGTACGTGGTAAATAACGAACGCAAAAAGCATAACCTGCATTTTTGAAACTTGCGGCCTGGGCATGAGATAAAGGCCCGTTAACATCAAAACCGGTGAGTCCTGCTGGAGCCGGCTTTACAGTGCCGGGAAGTGGAGTGATTGCCATAATGTTAAAATTTAGGTTTATTACCGAACTATTTTTAATTCAGGTTGATAAAATAAAACTAAGAATTAAATAATTAATATCAAAATTAATATTCTGAACTACAGATAGTTGCATGGCTTTAGGTCTGCCTTGCTGTAATTAATAGCATCTAACCTTAACTAAATTTTTTTAGAAAAAATGAACAGCTATTTTCTTTATACAAGATGTTCAAACTTGTATATTTATAAAATCGATAAATAATTGCCCGATTATTAAAATCTATCTACTTGCCCAATGCTGAATGAAAGAACAATTATCAATTTTTAATTTTTCCCTTAAAAAGGTACTTGATTTAGAGCCCGACTCTTTTAAAAAAGCCAGGTACCAGATTGTGTTTACCATTCTTACTTTTTCGTTGCTTAAGGCGTTTATTGTACTGCCTTATGTTATTAAATATGAGCAGCACCTGCAACTGGCACGTTTAATTTTCATCATTGTTTCGCTTCTTGTTCTTACTAAAATAATCTTATACAAACCGGCAAGTTTGTTGGCTATCTCACACATTATGCTCGTAATGTCGTTGGCAACAATTTGGTCAAACCTGTTTGCTTACGTGCAGGCTATCAATATCTTCACTATCCAGTTAATTTTTCTGACAACGTTGGTGAGCTATTACCTTATTGGTGGTGTGCAGGCGGCATGTTATTCGGCGATGGCTATACTGCCTGCTGTATATTACCTCATCGCACGGCATGCCGGATTTGTTCATATCAACATGCCTTCAGAAGAAGTAGATTCAGAAGTGTCTGATGCTGTGGTGATCCTCAATTTTGCGTCGTTCTTGCTTATCCATTATTTGTATTACCGGGCATTCCGTAAAAACCTGATGGAAAAAGAAGCGCTGAACCTGCAGCTTCAAAACAACGTGGTAGAGCTAAACGCCCTTGCCGAATCAAGATCGTTATTCTTATCAACCATGTCGCACGAGTTGCGAACGCCTTTAAACGGGGTTATCGGTATGGCTTATCTGCTGAAAGACTCGGCCCTGGAAGAACAAAAGGATAAGTTGAATATACTTGAGTTTTCGGCCAATAACCTATTGTCGGTAATTAATGATGTACTGGATTATAATAAAAGTGAACTCGGGAAGATTGAACTGGAAGCTGTTCCGGTAAGTTTGCCCGAATTGTTAAAGAAGATCCATTCGGGCCTTGAATTAAAGGCTTCTGAAAAACACCTGGATTTGGTGCTGGAGACAGACGAAAGCCTGGAAAACATTTGGGTAATTACAGACCCTACCCGGTTAACTCAAATTATTTATAACCTGGCCGGCAACGCTATAAAGTTTACCGATGAGGGGATGGTGAAAATTAAGGTTACACTACGTGAGTTGCTTGGTGATAGGGCTACTTTCCATTTCTGCATTAGTGATACGGGTATTGGAATTGCAGAAGAGCGCCAGCAAGCTATTTTCGATCCGTTTACGCAGGCATCATCAGATACCACCCGCAAATATGGAGGTACAGGCCTTGGGCTGGCCATTGTAAAAAGATTGCTCAGCCTGTTTGACAGTGCCATTGAGTTAGAAAGCCATAGCGGTAAAGGATCGGTATTTAAATTCCATTTAACGCTCCCGCTGTGCCAGACACAAATGAAAGCCGTGGCCGAACAAAAGGCGGATACTACCTATTTAAAAGGCCTGAAATTATTGATAGTTGAAGATAACCGGATCAATGTATTGCTCCTGCAAAAACTGTTAAGTAAATGGGAAGTTGAAACCGTTATAGCATGGAATGGCCAGGAAGCTATAGATCAGTTACAACTTCAATATTTTGATTGTATTTTAATGGATATCCACATGCCGGTTATGGACGGGTATACTGCCACCTCATCTATAAGGAACCTGGCAGATCAGATGAAAGCAAATGTGCCTATTATTGCGATAACAGCCTCTGTATCTGATCAGCTATACGCAAAAATAAAGATGGTTGGCATGCAGGATTACGTACACAAGCCTTTTCAACCCAAACAATTATTTGATAAACTGAAGCTGATCCATGAGGTGATGTAAACCTTATGAGATAGAAGAAGTTCTCAAATTATTAGATGTGTGTAAGTAAAAGCTGGTTAATAGTACCTGATCCTAATATTTATCGCTTGTTTTGCGCAAACCAATCATCAGAACATAGTCCCTCCGACCCGGCAAGGCCAAATATAATTTTCACCTGGTTGTAGTAATCCGTTTTTACAACTGCGCAAAAGTAAAGTTGGCCTTTATAGTAAAAACGAGTTTGCTTATCGGCCATATATGTACTTATATTTAGTTTTTCGAGTAGTGCGGCATATTGTTGATCACTTAGATAAGCGCGTGTTTCTATTCGGAATAATTTGTCAGCCCGGAAAAAAAAGATAAAATAGTTACCCGCATTTTGGTTTAAATTCAAAAACGCTAATTCCTCATTTACGTATCCCGAATACTTAGATCTGTTCATATATTCCCACCAGTATTTAACCCGGGCAGTATCTCTTGTAATGCACTCAGGCGCAACCACAGCTTGGTCATACGGTATCGTCCTGTATGTTTTAATACTGTCTTCGTGTTCACTTAGTTGCACATCTTTGAAAGAAGAACCCATTAACGGGAATGGCTTAAACAGTATGGCAATACGATTTAATGCTATTTCATTATCAGTATTTGCGTTTGTATTGGTTGTGTCTGTTGGTGTATTAGTATTTGTGTAGCCTTTTCCGTTAACCGGTAATGGGTTAGTGTTAGCATTATTGGGATTAGAATTATATTGGGGCGGGTAATAAGGGCTGTGATAACCATCCCTGAACAATAAAATAGACGATGCTTTTAACTTTAAGAGGTCTATGATGTGAGATGTATCAGAATTATCGCCATTCCAGGTAAACCGCCGGAAGTTATTATTATTTGGATCATAAACATTTATAGTGAATAGATTAATTGCATTTCTTGCCCTCGCCAAGGCTGCCAGGAAAATTGGATCGTCGTAGCCCTTATTATATAAAAGTACTTTGCGAAAGTAATTGGCAGAAACAGAATCCTGATCCCTATAATGGCTGATGACGTATTCCCAGATAAGTTGAGATGTGCCTTTATTACTGTATAATAATTTTAGATAGTTTGTTAGCACATCCTTTACCGGCAGAAAAGTAGTGTCGCCGGAAGTAATTATAGACAGGGGTTTTATAATTAATAAAAACTGTTTCTTAGTTTCAGTATCTAACACGGGGTTGGCAGCGCCCGTTTTATTCTGATCTCTATACAAATGGCTGCCATAATTATAATTATTAACGCCCAGGTTATAATAAGAATAGAAACTGTTTCTGTAATGAATGGCTTTATTAAGGTTTAACAACACATTTTGATAAGTGTGGGGCCGGTTAAAACCATAATCAGCCGCGCCTTCTTTTTGTGCGTTATTGTTATAAAATGCAGCGCTATCCTGGGACAGAGTATATTTTTTAGGCCCTATATGGCCTAAAAAGTTTATAGATAAACCACCCAACATCAATAAGCAGGCAGCAAGTGCTATTACAGAATAACTAATTTTACGATTTCTATTTATTAATAAGCTTTTAAGTGATACGTCTTTAATCAGGCCTGTGCCTATATAAGGCATT
Coding sequences within:
- a CDS encoding DUF1906 domain-containing protein — translated: MAITPLPGTVKPAPAGLTGFDVNGPLSHAQAASFKNAGYAFCVRYLPRTAALVAGNLTNQEALGIVQADLALMAVQHVALPGWAPTAALGTEYGTFAATYAQQTVGLPAGVNIWLDLEEPAASTPAADVIAYCQAWYTAVHNAGYVPGVYVGYGAILTEEQLYSKLSFQHYWRAYNGPQVATRGYQILQKTQKAVNGFEIDPDVTQNDNLGGTALWLSL
- a CDS encoding ATP-binding protein — encoded protein: MKEQLSIFNFSLKKVLDLEPDSFKKARYQIVFTILTFSLLKAFIVLPYVIKYEQHLQLARLIFIIVSLLVLTKIILYKPASLLAISHIMLVMSLATIWSNLFAYVQAINIFTIQLIFLTTLVSYYLIGGVQAACYSAMAILPAVYYLIARHAGFVHINMPSEEVDSEVSDAVVILNFASFLLIHYLYYRAFRKNLMEKEALNLQLQNNVVELNALAESRSLFLSTMSHELRTPLNGVIGMAYLLKDSALEEQKDKLNILEFSANNLLSVINDVLDYNKSELGKIELEAVPVSLPELLKKIHSGLELKASEKHLDLVLETDESLENIWVITDPTRLTQIIYNLAGNAIKFTDEGMVKIKVTLRELLGDRATFHFCISDTGIGIAEERQQAIFDPFTQASSDTTRKYGGTGLGLAIVKRLLSLFDSAIELESHSGKGSVFKFHLTLPLCQTQMKAVAEQKADTTYLKGLKLLIVEDNRINVLLLQKLLSKWEVETVIAWNGQEAIDQLQLQYFDCILMDIHMPVMDGYTATSSIRNLADQMKANVPIIAITASVSDQLYAKIKMVGMQDYVHKPFQPKQLFDKLKLIHEVM